One Micromonospora craniellae genomic region harbors:
- a CDS encoding SWIM zinc finger family protein translates to MNEGRFADYGRPRRVDGGLRARSTRGAIGVSWWSRRFLEVLESFALGTRLTRGRAYARAGQVVRLDVHPGRVDAVVQGSRPRPYEVRVAFPPFPADLWARIETELAAQAFFSARLLAGDLPAELEELLATVGAPLFPAAVTDLAQHCSCPDAAVPCKHLAATFYLLAEAFDADPFALLHWRGRSRPDLLARLRELRGTATGSVGESPEATDAGPSAAGASAADPAARGTADRSSGGGASLPAAGAARVLTGLPTAPLAETVDRFWLPPVPLPDRPPSLASRPDLLLRQLGAPAPAIGGPGLAERLRQAYRQLGE, encoded by the coding sequence GTGAACGAGGGCAGGTTCGCCGACTACGGCCGGCCGCGTCGGGTCGACGGCGGGCTGCGCGCCCGCAGCACCCGGGGCGCCATCGGGGTGTCCTGGTGGTCGCGCCGGTTCCTGGAGGTGCTGGAGTCGTTCGCGCTCGGCACCCGACTGACCCGGGGCCGCGCCTACGCGCGGGCCGGCCAGGTGGTACGCCTCGACGTCCACCCCGGACGGGTGGACGCGGTGGTGCAGGGATCACGACCCCGGCCGTACGAGGTCCGGGTCGCGTTCCCGCCGTTCCCGGCCGACCTCTGGGCACGGATCGAGACCGAGTTGGCCGCCCAGGCGTTCTTCAGCGCCCGGCTGCTCGCCGGTGACCTGCCGGCCGAGTTGGAGGAACTGCTCGCCACGGTCGGCGCACCGCTGTTCCCCGCCGCAGTGACCGACCTGGCACAGCACTGCTCCTGCCCGGACGCGGCGGTGCCCTGCAAACACCTCGCGGCCACCTTCTACCTGCTCGCCGAGGCGTTCGACGCGGACCCGTTCGCCCTGCTGCACTGGCGGGGCCGCAGCCGGCCCGATCTGCTCGCCAGACTGCGCGAGCTGCGCGGCACCGCGACCGGGTCCGTCGGTGAGTCGCCCGAGGCGACCGACGCCGGCCCGTCCGCAGCCGGAGCGTCCGCAGCCGACCCGGCGGCACGCGGTACGGCCGACCGGTCGTCCGGCGGCGGCGCGAGTCTCCCGGCGGCCGGTGCGGCACGAGTCCTCACCGGTCTGCCGACCGCGCCGCTCGCCGAGACGGTCGACCGGTTCTGGTTGCCGCCGGTGCCGCTGCCGGACCGCCCACCGAGCCTGGCGAGCCGGCCGGACCTGTTGTTGCGGCAACTCGGCGCGCCCGCACCGGCGATCGGCGGGCCGGGCCTGGCCGAGCGTCTGCGACAGGCGTACCGGCAGCTCGGCGAGTGA
- a CDS encoding DUF3040 domain-containing protein has product MLSKEDQRRFEQITRNLRESDPAFFARLDNRSRMRRGRMLLLLTIVLWAALPATTVLAGRLAGAVYAVLLVANTALMWRYRHRWV; this is encoded by the coding sequence ATGCTCAGCAAAGAGGACCAGCGCCGATTCGAGCAGATCACCCGCAACCTCCGGGAGAGCGATCCGGCGTTCTTCGCCCGGCTCGACAACCGTTCCCGGATGCGACGCGGCCGGATGCTGCTGCTGTTGACCATCGTGTTGTGGGCGGCCCTGCCGGCCACCACCGTACTCGCCGGCCGACTCGCCGGGGCGGTCTACGCCGTCCTGCTGGTGGCCAACACCGCCCTGATGTGGAGGTACCGGCACCGCTGGGTCTGA
- a CDS encoding bifunctional DNA primase/polymerase — protein sequence MWGNVAPSVARLSPLERVRLRRVAVRYALHGWEVTPGACLARSRFVCGRAGCPTVGCHPALEDWEHAASADPARVATWWRSRPHGILLPTGRAFDVLEVPAHLGRRMLDAVRSHPVGPGVRGPVLVTPTGRWMFLVRPGDPLRPELEHCFHVVRHGPGSWVPAPPTRLPEGPVRWAVAPEQARWQLPDSYLVQNTLIDELRASGVTLTSALVPGHLPLPRRGR from the coding sequence ATGTGGGGGAATGTCGCACCGAGCGTGGCACGTCTGTCGCCGTTGGAGCGGGTCCGGCTGCGCCGCGTCGCGGTGCGGTACGCGCTGCACGGCTGGGAGGTGACGCCCGGTGCCTGCCTCGCGCGCAGCCGCTTCGTCTGCGGCCGGGCCGGCTGCCCGACGGTCGGCTGCCATCCCGCATTGGAGGACTGGGAGCACGCGGCCAGCGCCGACCCGGCCCGGGTGGCCACCTGGTGGCGGTCCCGCCCGCACGGCATCCTGCTGCCCACCGGCCGCGCGTTCGACGTGCTGGAGGTCCCCGCCCACCTGGGCCGGCGGATGCTCGACGCGGTCCGATCTCACCCGGTCGGCCCCGGCGTACGCGGACCGGTGCTGGTCACCCCGACCGGCCGCTGGATGTTCCTGGTCCGTCCCGGCGATCCGCTGCGCCCCGAGCTGGAGCACTGTTTCCACGTGGTGCGGCACGGCCCCGGCTCGTGGGTGCCGGCACCACCCACCCGGCTGCCCGAGGGGCCGGTCCGCTGGGCGGTCGCGCCGGAGCAGGCACGCTGGCAGCTCCCCGACTCGTACCTGGTGCAGAACACCCTGATCGACGAGTTACGGGCCAGCGGTGTCACGCTGACCTCCGCGCTGGTCCCCGGCCACCTGCCGCTGCCCCGGCGCGGTCGCTGA